Proteins co-encoded in one Kutzneria chonburiensis genomic window:
- a CDS encoding nucleotide disphospho-sugar-binding domain-containing protein has protein sequence MRVLFTAVAGRPHLFPLVPLAWACRAAGHEVRLASAPSAAEIIVHTGLPAVIVGSGPRQSAQDRTNLVRAVYGQPPWPRDWPAMLSRLDDGQRALLARLGRYLVTASDAMTDGLISFAQQWRPDVIVHDAITYAGEVTARKLGVPNIKHNFGTAAQPPFHTVPEYKELFRKRRTTPRAPTAIIEPTPPTMRFPMVLEPVLDMRYVPYNGSGVVPRWLTTPPRRPRVCVTWGYTAPDVLGAAAADPYRLVIDALASLDVDVVVVTTADQLDRFGALPPRARAAPSAPLHLVLPHCDAIVQQGGDGTTLTAAAAGLPQLAITAKPDAEIAPDRLRAVGAGIHLYHQELRVDPHQEDTIREAVSTLLTDPPIIDAAARLRAEIGRMPAPADLVATIEKSR, from the coding sequence ATGCGCGTCCTGTTCACCGCCGTCGCCGGCCGGCCGCACCTGTTTCCGCTGGTGCCGCTGGCCTGGGCCTGCCGCGCCGCCGGCCACGAGGTCCGGCTGGCCAGCGCGCCGTCGGCGGCGGAGATCATCGTCCACACCGGACTCCCGGCGGTGATCGTCGGTTCCGGGCCACGGCAGAGCGCGCAGGACCGCACCAATCTCGTCCGGGCCGTGTACGGGCAGCCCCCGTGGCCGCGCGACTGGCCGGCCATGCTGTCCCGGCTCGACGACGGGCAGCGGGCGTTGCTGGCTCGGCTCGGGCGCTACCTGGTCACCGCTTCGGACGCGATGACGGACGGCCTGATCTCCTTTGCCCAGCAATGGAGACCCGATGTGATCGTGCACGACGCGATCACCTACGCCGGCGAGGTCACCGCGCGGAAACTGGGCGTCCCCAACATCAAGCACAACTTCGGCACCGCCGCCCAGCCGCCGTTCCACACCGTCCCGGAGTACAAGGAGCTCTTCCGCAAGCGCCGCACCACACCACGGGCGCCGACCGCGATCATCGAACCCACCCCGCCGACCATGCGGTTCCCGATGGTCCTGGAACCGGTGCTGGACATGCGTTACGTGCCGTACAACGGTTCCGGCGTCGTGCCGCGCTGGCTCACCACGCCGCCCCGCCGCCCGCGGGTCTGCGTGACCTGGGGCTACACCGCCCCGGACGTGCTCGGCGCGGCGGCGGCCGACCCGTATCGGCTGGTCATCGATGCCCTGGCGTCGCTCGACGTGGACGTGGTGGTGGTGACGACCGCCGACCAGCTGGACCGGTTCGGGGCGTTGCCCCCACGGGCTCGTGCCGCGCCATCGGCGCCGCTGCATCTCGTGCTACCGCATTGCGACGCCATCGTGCAGCAGGGCGGCGACGGCACGACCCTCACCGCCGCCGCGGCCGGGCTCCCACAGCTGGCCATCACCGCCAAGCCGGACGCGGAGATCGCCCCGGACCGGCTCAGAGCCGTCGGCGCCGGCATTCACCTGTACCACCAGGAACTTCGGGTCGATCCGCACCAGGAGGACACGATCCGGGAAGCGGTTTCCACGCTGTTGACGGACCCGCCGATCATCGACGCCGCGGCCCGGCTGCGCGCCGAGATCGGGCGCATGCCCGCGCCGGCCGACCTGGTCGCGACGATCGAGAAATCGAGGTGA
- a CDS encoding nucleotide disphospho-sugar-binding domain-containing protein produces MRVLFVATGALPHLFPLVPLAWACRAAGHEVRLASTAAVADELVRTGLPAVVLAAAPDPRLAEVRQRLIPLIHTQPPWPPDWATHVQLLAEAQREYLRLLGTALALGADAMLDDLVFFAQQWKPDIVVHDAISYAGEVVAQKLGIPNVRHNFGVATQPPLYAGIPEYHDLFNRHHTAVRTEPTATVDVTPPTMRLLDQPVISERYVPYNGSGVVPTPEGGRPRVCVTWGHTSARALGAAAAAPYLLAIEAMAGIDAQLVIVTTTAQLKALPELESTVWTAPDTPLHLVLPHCDLLVHQGGDGTTLTAASLGVPQLAITRKPDAEIVGARIAACGIGKHLYYQEIRDGDGVSTVQRAVAELLEDRARLTAAGALRAEIEQQPPPAAIEPELAALAG; encoded by the coding sequence ATGCGCGTGCTGTTCGTCGCCACCGGCGCCCTTCCGCACCTGTTTCCGTTGGTGCCACTGGCTTGGGCCTGTCGTGCCGCCGGCCACGAGGTCCGGCTGGCCAGCACGGCCGCCGTGGCCGATGAGCTGGTACGGACCGGTCTGCCGGCGGTCGTCCTCGCCGCCGCGCCCGACCCACGGCTGGCCGAGGTCCGGCAACGGCTGATCCCGTTGATCCACACGCAGCCGCCGTGGCCGCCGGACTGGGCCACCCACGTGCAGCTGCTGGCCGAGGCGCAGCGGGAATACCTGCGGCTGCTGGGAACCGCGCTCGCCCTCGGCGCCGACGCCATGCTGGACGATTTGGTCTTCTTTGCCCAGCAGTGGAAACCCGACATCGTCGTGCACGACGCGATCAGCTACGCCGGCGAGGTCGTCGCGCAGAAGCTCGGAATCCCCAACGTCCGCCACAATTTCGGCGTCGCAACGCAACCACCGCTGTACGCCGGCATTCCCGAATACCACGACCTGTTCAACCGACACCACACAGCCGTCCGAACCGAGCCCACCGCCACGGTCGATGTCACGCCGCCGACCATGCGCCTGCTCGACCAGCCGGTGATCAGCGAGAGATACGTGCCGTACAACGGATCCGGCGTCGTGCCGACGCCGGAGGGCGGCCGGCCCAGGGTGTGCGTGACATGGGGGCACACCTCGGCCCGGGCGCTGGGTGCGGCCGCAGCCGCACCGTACCTGCTGGCCATCGAAGCGATGGCCGGCATCGACGCACAACTGGTGATCGTCACGACAACAGCGCAGCTCAAGGCTTTGCCGGAGCTGGAATCGACGGTCTGGACGGCCCCGGACACGCCGTTGCACCTGGTCCTGCCGCACTGCGATCTCCTGGTGCACCAAGGCGGCGACGGCACGACGCTCACCGCGGCCTCGCTCGGCGTGCCGCAGCTGGCCATCACCCGCAAGCCCGACGCGGAGATCGTCGGGGCCCGGATCGCCGCCTGCGGCATTGGCAAACACCTGTACTACCAGGAGATTCGGGACGGTGATGGCGTGTCGACAGTGCAGCGGGCCGTGGCCGAGCTGCTGGAGGACCGCGCGCGTCTGACCGCCGCCGGCGCGCTGCGGGCGGAGATCGAACAGCAGCCGCCGCCCGCCGCGATCGAACCCGAGCTCGCGGCCCTGGCCGGCTGA
- a CDS encoding DegT/DnrJ/EryC1/StrS family aminotransferase, protein MADDIVLVKPVMPAADQVARAVRTVFDSGVITNDGPRVRAFEQQLSARLGSDDLAVCASGTTAIQLACGALRLTGEVIVPAAAFPAVWQAVLRAGAKPVGVDIEPRYLTLDPRAVEAAITPATCAILAVHTFGCPADIDELTRIAARADVPLVFDAATCWGIGYRGRPLLSYGDVATLSLHAMKLTHSVEGGAVVGNGLRVADWIRRLRNFGIGGEGALAQGTNARMSELHAAIGEVVLAESDAEITRRVQVRRWYEDGLHTVDWLTVGAFRPEAGPNVAAMPIMLNADAPVDATTLCQELHQRRIHARAYFTGYYRPSSLRLAGAIPVAHDIANRLVCLPFWGRLTEQHIARVIDALTEIGRHHAPAVHLAGHAAAPVSPGAVGLGGPRGRP, encoded by the coding sequence ATGGCCGACGACATCGTGCTGGTGAAACCGGTCATGCCGGCCGCCGACCAGGTGGCGCGGGCCGTCAGGACGGTGTTCGACAGCGGCGTGATCACGAACGACGGGCCACGGGTCCGGGCGTTCGAGCAGCAGCTGTCGGCCCGGCTGGGCAGCGACGACTTGGCGGTCTGCGCCAGCGGCACCACCGCGATCCAGCTGGCCTGCGGCGCGCTGAGGCTGACCGGCGAGGTCATCGTGCCGGCGGCGGCCTTCCCCGCCGTCTGGCAGGCCGTGCTCCGGGCCGGGGCGAAGCCGGTCGGCGTCGACATCGAGCCGCGCTACCTCACCCTCGACCCGAGAGCGGTCGAGGCGGCGATCACGCCGGCGACGTGCGCGATCTTGGCCGTCCACACCTTCGGCTGCCCGGCGGACATCGACGAGCTGACCAGGATCGCCGCCCGGGCCGATGTTCCGCTGGTGTTCGACGCGGCGACCTGCTGGGGCATCGGCTACCGGGGCCGTCCGCTGCTGTCGTACGGCGATGTCGCGACGCTGAGCCTGCACGCGATGAAGCTGACCCATTCGGTCGAGGGCGGCGCGGTGGTGGGCAACGGCCTGCGCGTCGCCGACTGGATCCGGCGGCTGCGCAACTTCGGCATCGGTGGGGAAGGGGCTTTGGCCCAGGGCACCAACGCCCGGATGAGCGAGTTGCACGCGGCGATCGGCGAGGTGGTGCTGGCCGAGTCCGACGCCGAGATCACCCGGCGCGTGCAGGTCCGACGCTGGTATGAAGACGGACTGCATACAGTCGACTGGTTGACAGTCGGCGCGTTCCGGCCGGAGGCCGGACCGAACGTCGCGGCGATGCCGATCATGCTCAACGCCGATGCCCCGGTCGACGCGACCACGCTCTGCCAGGAACTGCACCAGCGCCGCATCCACGCCCGCGCCTACTTCACCGGCTACTACCGGCCGAGCTCGCTGCGGCTGGCCGGCGCCATCCCGGTCGCCCACGACATCGCCAACCGCCTGGTCTGCCTGCCGTTCTGGGGTCGGCTCACCGAACAGCACATCGCCCGCGTGATCGACGCGCTCACCGAGATAGGACGCCACCATGCGCCTGCTGTTCACCTCGCTGGCCACGCCGCAGCACCTGTATCCCCTGGTGCCGTTGGCCTGGGCGGCCCGCGCGGCCGGCCATGA
- a CDS encoding shikimate dehydrogenase family protein: protein MSSPRTMAAPDTCSVVACLTDPPGDLSRLPDAVAGIQVRADLVGDLDPFVLKDSTAASLIYSLRSSAAGGRHAGGVDDRHRRLLHAARRYDVVELEAETDLTAGMLDAVPPHRRQILWRGQAGLGIGARLHVVETADPLRMLRKLGRGDVTAYETGPAGMWSRLLAPRLGARVAFCRFGEAGPDGMPGLAQLLHDYRFPRLHAVEMLFGIVGTDVSRSLSPRLHNAAYHELGLPAFFVPMTTPRFEPRFESIKDTFTGLTVVSPHKTEAVRLADSASVDAARADGANLLVHGSRGWRAFCTDPVGVLRPLKGIRLAGRRAAVVGCGGAGRGAAIGLLHAGLFPTMVNRDGDRGARAAALLGLDFVPLHRFDARHYDLVVHATTVRDELPFEVKAMRPGSILVDLTYGSRETALTAAGRRRGLTVVDGWDVLVVEVARQFRLMTGHQMPPVAAAALRTDRREE from the coding sequence ATGTCCAGCCCCCGAACGATGGCCGCCCCCGACACCTGTTCGGTGGTGGCCTGCCTCACCGACCCGCCGGGCGACCTGTCCCGGCTGCCCGACGCGGTGGCCGGGATCCAGGTCCGCGCCGATCTCGTCGGCGATCTCGATCCCTTTGTCCTCAAGGATTCCACTGCCGCCTCGCTGATCTACAGCCTGCGCAGCTCGGCGGCCGGCGGCCGGCACGCCGGCGGTGTTGATGATCGACACCGCCGGCTGCTGCACGCCGCACGCCGTTACGACGTGGTGGAGTTGGAGGCCGAAACCGACCTCACCGCGGGGATGCTCGACGCGGTTCCCCCGCACCGCCGGCAGATTCTCTGGCGTGGCCAGGCCGGCCTCGGCATCGGCGCGCGGTTGCATGTGGTGGAGACCGCCGATCCGTTGCGGATGCTGCGAAAGCTCGGCCGTGGCGATGTCACGGCGTACGAGACCGGACCGGCCGGCATGTGGAGCCGACTGCTGGCCCCACGACTCGGCGCCCGGGTCGCGTTCTGCCGTTTCGGGGAAGCCGGGCCCGACGGCATGCCCGGCCTGGCGCAGTTGCTGCACGACTACCGGTTTCCCCGGCTGCACGCCGTCGAGATGCTCTTCGGCATCGTCGGCACGGACGTCAGCCGCTCTTTGTCACCCCGACTACACAACGCGGCCTATCACGAGCTCGGCCTGCCGGCGTTCTTCGTGCCGATGACCACACCCCGGTTCGAGCCTCGGTTCGAGTCCATCAAGGACACGTTCACCGGCCTGACGGTGGTGTCGCCGCACAAGACCGAGGCCGTGCGGCTGGCCGACTCGGCCAGTGTCGACGCGGCCCGGGCCGACGGCGCGAACCTGCTCGTCCACGGATCTCGCGGCTGGCGGGCCTTCTGCACGGATCCGGTCGGTGTCCTCCGGCCGTTGAAGGGCATTCGCTTGGCCGGCCGGCGGGCCGCAGTCGTCGGCTGTGGCGGCGCGGGCCGAGGCGCGGCCATCGGGCTGCTGCACGCCGGCCTGTTCCCGACCATGGTCAACCGGGACGGCGACCGCGGCGCGCGGGCTGCCGCCCTGCTCGGGCTCGACTTCGTTCCCCTGCACCGATTCGATGCCCGGCACTACGACCTCGTGGTGCACGCGACGACAGTGCGTGACGAACTTCCGTTCGAGGTCAAGGCAATGCGTCCCGGTTCGATACTGGTCGACCTCACCTACGGGTCGCGGGAGACCGCGCTCACCGCCGCCGGGCGGCGTCGTGGACTGACCGTCGTGGACGGTTGGGACGTCCTCGTCGTCGAGGTCGCGCGCCAGTTCCGGCTGATGACCGGACACCAGATGCCGCCCGTCGCCGCGGCCGCCCTGCGCACCGACCGTCGCGAGGAGTGA
- a CDS encoding LLM class flavin-dependent oxidoreductase → MRRRPIRFHWSIPGSGAHSATRGGEDRAAVNPVADLDAQLELCRIADAGGIDQLLLPIGFHRADPITLATHFAAHTKRVKYMVAVRPGIQSPTYLVQQVNTVSVVTGGRISINVVAGYSSQELRSYGDFRTHDERFRHSDEFWSVCTALWRSREPVDFHGEFVRVEGARINTPFTAAERVRPELYFGGSSGLASDLAIKHGDALLRLGGTPDEVAGRIGGVLAAGREVGLLFSVVSRPTRREAVDAAMALIDLAGEQAKAVQDRFRKESAESVGFATTYGLGEGDAHWPRPYLWTGAIPFLGPLSLALVGTPDEIAAALLAYRDVGVTQFLFHGRPDIESLPHFCQEILPRVREREAAGG, encoded by the coding sequence ATGCGACGCAGGCCCATCCGGTTCCACTGGAGCATCCCCGGCAGCGGCGCGCACAGCGCGACCCGGGGCGGCGAGGACCGCGCCGCCGTCAACCCGGTCGCCGACCTCGACGCGCAGCTGGAGCTGTGCCGGATCGCCGATGCCGGCGGCATCGACCAGCTGCTGCTGCCGATCGGCTTCCACCGCGCCGACCCGATCACGCTGGCCACCCATTTCGCCGCGCACACCAAGCGGGTCAAGTACATGGTCGCGGTGCGGCCGGGCATCCAGTCGCCGACCTACCTCGTGCAGCAGGTGAACACGGTGTCGGTGGTGACCGGCGGGCGGATCAGCATCAACGTGGTCGCCGGCTACTCGTCCCAGGAACTGCGCTCCTACGGCGATTTCCGCACGCACGACGAGCGGTTCCGACACAGCGACGAGTTCTGGTCGGTGTGCACGGCGTTGTGGCGCAGCCGGGAGCCCGTCGACTTCCACGGCGAGTTCGTGCGGGTGGAGGGCGCGCGGATCAACACCCCGTTCACGGCCGCCGAACGGGTCCGGCCCGAGCTCTACTTCGGTGGCAGCTCGGGCCTGGCGTCCGACCTCGCGATCAAGCACGGCGACGCGCTGCTTCGGCTGGGGGGCACCCCGGACGAGGTGGCGGGGCGCATCGGCGGGGTGCTCGCGGCTGGTCGCGAGGTCGGACTGCTGTTCTCCGTGGTGTCAAGACCGACCAGACGGGAGGCCGTGGACGCGGCCATGGCATTGATCGACCTGGCCGGCGAGCAGGCCAAGGCGGTGCAGGACCGATTCCGCAAGGAGAGCGCGGAATCCGTCGGCTTCGCCACGACATATGGCCTGGGGGAAGGGGATGCGCACTGGCCGCGCCCGTACCTGTGGACCGGCGCGATCCCGTTCCTCGGCCCGCTGTCGCTGGCCCTGGTCGGCACGCCGGACGAGATCGCCGCCGCGCTGCTGGCCTACCGCGACGTCGGCGTGACCCAGTTCCTGTTCCACGGCCGGCCGGACATCGAGAGCCTGCCCCATTTCTGCCAGGAGATTCTGCCCCGGGTGCGGGAACGCGAAGCGGCCGGCGGGTGA
- a CDS encoding nitroreductase — translation MEAFAAIEARQCKRAYLDQPVPASLLARVLRAAAYAPSTRNGQPWRVEVAAGECRRQLAARLLTEFERQGPKPDYPNRMAADDPAIAARAADANRGVLLAKGYRFPDTAARREHLRDNMNFYGAPVELIFHLAAEAPPGWFLETGFFVQNVMLGLVAAGLGSCPQFSVAGYPDAIREVLGLGPDRIIVCGLAVGYPDESAAVNGYRPDRAELDEYVRWHGQTPLATATG, via the coding sequence ATGGAAGCATTCGCGGCAATCGAAGCCCGACAGTGCAAGCGTGCCTACCTCGACCAGCCGGTGCCGGCGTCGCTGCTCGCGCGGGTTCTGCGGGCCGCGGCCTACGCGCCGTCCACCCGCAACGGCCAGCCGTGGCGGGTCGAAGTGGCGGCCGGCGAATGCCGACGGCAGCTGGCTGCGCGGCTGCTCACCGAGTTCGAGCGACAAGGGCCGAAGCCGGACTACCCGAACAGGATGGCAGCCGACGACCCGGCGATCGCCGCACGGGCCGCCGACGCGAACAGGGGAGTGTTGCTGGCCAAGGGATATCGTTTCCCGGACACAGCGGCCCGGCGGGAACACCTGCGGGACAACATGAACTTCTACGGCGCCCCGGTCGAGCTGATCTTCCATCTGGCCGCCGAAGCGCCGCCCGGCTGGTTCCTGGAAACCGGGTTCTTCGTCCAGAACGTGATGCTGGGGCTGGTGGCGGCCGGCCTCGGCAGCTGCCCGCAGTTCAGCGTGGCCGGATATCCCGACGCCATCAGGGAAGTGCTCGGGCTCGGCCCCGACCGGATCATCGTGTGCGGCCTCGCGGTCGGCTACCCGGACGAGTCGGCCGCGGTCAACGGCTACCGGCCGGACCGGGCCGAGCTCGACGAGTATGTGCGGTGGCATGGTCAAACACCCCTGGCCACGGCGACCGGATGA
- a CDS encoding acyl-CoA dehydrogenase family protein — MTDPLSLLDTLTKQFAARADEYDRSAAFPAADFDDLFATGLHAPTVPPEHGGLGLGPRCGDTYTLWAMTRKIAAADLALARCWEGHANSLLLIDALGTPEQRERWFDGIVHRGHKWVAWSGEPRPLGTTVTRVDGGWKVRGRKGFATSATGADWAILLVDPAGPGGARHAGSDDTVLMLACDLCDSSVRVDNSWWDPVGMRATASHVVEFDDTFIPDANQIGPPGAYLTQHWQAAFLPHYAASFLGAADALADYATNSVLRSGKDDDPYVQHRIGAISVAVESAELWLRHVAALWDAWQVDEARVAGVRARHAVEHLALAVLDNCVRVCGARSLIRPSPVERIMRDLTFYVRHDNDDRLLATVGKAALGREHDVSFGRR, encoded by the coding sequence ATGACCGACCCACTGTCCCTTTTGGACACCCTGACCAAGCAGTTCGCCGCCCGAGCCGACGAGTACGACCGGTCGGCCGCCTTTCCGGCCGCCGATTTCGACGACCTGTTCGCGACCGGCCTGCACGCGCCGACCGTGCCGCCCGAGCACGGCGGCCTCGGGCTCGGACCGCGCTGCGGCGACACCTACACGTTGTGGGCCATGACCCGCAAGATCGCCGCAGCCGACCTCGCGCTGGCCCGGTGCTGGGAGGGGCACGCCAACTCGTTGCTGCTCATCGACGCCCTGGGCACGCCGGAACAACGGGAGCGCTGGTTCGACGGCATCGTGCACCGCGGCCACAAGTGGGTGGCGTGGAGCGGCGAGCCCCGGCCGCTGGGCACCACCGTGACCAGGGTCGACGGCGGCTGGAAGGTCAGGGGCCGCAAGGGTTTCGCCACCAGCGCGACCGGCGCGGACTGGGCCATCCTGCTGGTCGATCCGGCCGGTCCGGGCGGGGCACGGCATGCCGGCTCCGACGACACCGTGCTGATGCTGGCCTGCGATCTCTGCGATTCCTCGGTGCGGGTGGACAATTCGTGGTGGGATCCGGTCGGCATGCGGGCCACGGCCAGCCATGTCGTGGAGTTCGACGACACGTTCATCCCCGACGCCAACCAGATCGGCCCGCCCGGGGCATACCTGACGCAGCATTGGCAGGCCGCGTTCCTGCCGCACTACGCGGCGAGCTTCCTCGGCGCGGCCGACGCTTTGGCCGACTACGCGACGAATTCGGTGCTGCGGTCCGGCAAGGACGACGATCCCTATGTGCAGCACCGAATCGGCGCGATCTCGGTCGCCGTGGAGTCAGCGGAGCTGTGGCTGCGCCATGTCGCCGCTTTGTGGGACGCGTGGCAGGTCGACGAGGCGCGCGTTGCCGGCGTCCGAGCTCGGCACGCCGTCGAGCACCTCGCACTGGCCGTGCTGGACAACTGCGTCCGAGTGTGCGGGGCCCGAAGCCTGATCCGGCCGTCGCCGGTGGAGCGGATCATGCGCGACCTGACTTTCTATGTGCGGCACGACAATGACGACCGGTTGCTCGCCACCGTGGGGAAGGCGGCGCTCGGCCGTGAGCACGACGTGTCGTTCGGTCGGCGATGA